From the genome of Setaria viridis chromosome 1, Setaria_viridis_v4.0, whole genome shotgun sequence:
GTACCAGATCAAGAATTTCGTCCTCATATGATGTTCTAGATTGCAAATACTCTGTGCATAAATAGATGTTCTCAGACTTAacgcatttttttttctggattttCATCGGTGTCATAGTTTTCTTTCTGTTTGCAGCTTCTGGAGATTGCACAAGTTCCTGATGCACATGTAAGTCAGAAGATAGCATAGCACATTCGAAATAATTAAGTACAGCAACAATCAAGTAATTGTGGAGCTTTTTCTGACATTGCTTCCAAAAACTTCTGAACATAGGTGAATGAGTTCAAATCAATTGAGAAATTCAAGATATTCAACACGAATAATCTGTAAGATCGtagttttaattttattttttgaaagaaaattaCAAGATTTTCTGATACTATTGCTGGTTTTGGCAGATGGGTGAACTTGAAGGCTATCAAACGCCTTGTTGAAGCTGATGCACTCAAAATGGAGATCATCCCGAATCCTAAGGTAAAAATCCATGCTACCAGGGTTACTTCATGAACTTTATAACCAGTGTCCGATATGATTTGTGAAGAATATAAATATGATTACAATGGACAAATGTAATTTCAGGAAGTTGAAGGCGTGAAAGTTCTTCAGCTGGAAACAGCAGCTGGTGCAGCAATCAGGGTACTACCAAAATACTATATATGCATCGCCACATTTATCTTACAACTAAAGATAATAAACAATATTTTGTTGGACCAGTTCTTTGACCATGCAATCGGTATCAATGTTCCAAGGTCCCGGTTCCTACCGGTCAAGGCAACATCAGATTTGCAGCTAGTGCAGGTTTGTAAATATGCTGAATAAAAGTACGCAGATAATGCTCTTCCTCACAATCTAACTGAAAAGATTTTTTGCCTTCTAGTCTGATCTATACACCTTGGTTGATGGCTTCGTCACACGCAATTCAGTGAGAACAAATCCATCAAATCCCTCAATTGAGTTGGGTCCTGAGTTCAAGAAGGTCAAGCTCTAGCATTAATTCCTCATAGAAATAAATTCTAACATTAAGTTGTAAGGTCCAAATGCAGATAAGATGGTTTTCTTTCTTCACATAATGACAGGTTGGGAGTTTCCTTAGTCGCTTCAAGTCAATCCCTAGCATTGTTGAGCTTGACAGCTTAAAGGTTTCTGGTGatgtttggtttggttttggCATCGTGCTGAAGGTACATCTTCCTAATAAGTTGTGGATCATCTTCCTTCATTCGCACAAATGGCATGTATTTATTCGAAGACTATATTTATCATGCTACATTTTATAATTGGTGGACAAACTTTATGTGGACAATTTGCAGaacccctttccttttttttgaaaagcacCCCTTCGCATGTTGTTGCTATGACCTTTTTTGTGAAGATGCATACCTTACAGTGCTAAAGCCTTGGGAGTAATGACACTTCTCTGTAATTTTTAGGGGCAAGTGACCATTACAGCAAAACCTGGTGTCAAGCTAGAAATCCCAGATGGAACGGTGATTGAGAACAAGGTATATTTTCTCAAGAGGCACACTCTTGTTGATGTCTCACGAATTTTGCAGTTTTAAAGAAAACAGATACCTTAGTTTTTCTCTGCTTAATGTTTATCAGCATTTATATTACCTTGTCACATGCTTATGCTAGTTAGAATTCATAGATGATATTTTAGCATTTCACTTCTGAAAAGAAAGGAAGTAACAAAAAACTTGAAATGACAGGTTGTCATATCTCGATGAAAATCAAGCTGATAGCGCAATTGATGTTTTTAACAGCATGGtatttattcttttattttaggaTATCAATGGCCCTGATGACCTTTAAATGAGCAACCGTTGAACAAGCTGCATTCACCAAGTGGCAGATCGTTGTTCACTGTTTTCCTGTAGATCTGAAGAGGCTCCATGACACTGTGGAGAATATTCATTGCCCAATTTTGCTTCAATATAATCATTAAACAATCACATgtattttacatactttttgAGAGAaatattttacatactttagtTCTGATTCTTGTCCTTTTTTTTGTGGGCTGGTACAAAAGATCTTATCCCAGCAACTACCATCTCAGCATGAATCTAATCATAGCATTTCTTATCAACATGGACTTGAAATGTCAGTAAATTATTTAATCCATTCCTCTGAAATTCGGCACTGTCCATAAGTACATTAATTTTCCCCATCAATTGCAAACAAAAACAGTCATTTTTCTGCAGGAGTGATCACTTCCAATAGCTCTATATCCAGTTCAAAAGGAGAATCAGGCTGTACCAAAGCATGGAATCAAACAATTCTACTTCAGTGCATGAATGAGCTAATCAAGTTAGGAATTTGataaactaaaaaaaattaccGGTATCTCACTCATCCCCCTTTTCCCGTATCCGAGCTCCGGAGGGACAATTACTCTCCTCTGCATGACCAATAGCATATAGGATAACAGAGATAGGGTCAGTAAGATAGTTGAGGTGAAAGACTGAATTCTTTGCCTTCACTTGTGCTAGTTGTCCTTGTGCATACCTTTCCCCCTACTTTCATCCCTTCAGTTATCGTGTACATGGCGGCTGGAGGCTTTGGTGCTGCTTGCGCTGAATATAGCCCATTGGCATTGTCTGTGAAGTCCCGCTTTCGTTCTTTCCCAGGCGGTGACCCAACAATGAACTCATAAGGCTACTAGAAGAAGACACACAAACATCTTAATTCTAATTGCCCTAGAGCAGGAGTACCCTTGATAGCACACAGATCAGGAGCAGTTTGCCACATCACCTGCGCGATACTTCTGTTCCCTGCTAGAAGCTTGGACTCGCGGCTTGACACTGCGGTGATACCACGGTATATGCAGTCGAAATGaaccttcagagttcagagtttcagttaagAAGGATGTGGCTGCAGGTGCTTAGAACAGCAGAAGTGGAAGGTTAAAGGTTTTACCTGCACGGCTGAACCTTTCTCAGCAGTTGGACCCTTCCCTTCAATAAGATCGTAGTACTTGAGTCCATCAGCTGCTACCAAAAGCTACCAGATCAAATTGCTTGGAGAGCACAAAATGGGGTTCAATTAGGCAATTGTTAGCAAGCTTCAGCATTCAGCAAGGCTGTAGCTTTGCAAACATGTGCAGCACAGATAGGGATGCAAGCGGCGCAGGCTTCATAGATGCAGAAACAGAAACTAAACCAACAGCGCAAGGAAGCGACTTACGTGCAGTGAGATAATCCTCCGGCGGCACTACAATGCGTCCCCTCCTCGCGGCgagcgaaggcggcggcggcgagacggcGGTCAAGAAACCGGCGGAGAGGAGCTGCACGgctgcccgccgccgggagACGGCGCTGGGGAGGCAAGTCTCCCTCGAAGGATGGGAAGTAGCAGACGAGGGGAGCCGGAGGCGGTGGAAGGTTCTAGAAGGCAGGGCAGAGGCAGCCATGGCGGAGTGATTGGAGGGGCCGAAATGGCGCGCGCACAACTGCCacgtcatcatcaccatcatatCCATAAGCAGGCAGCTCCTGGTGGTCGGATGGGGTATCAGGAATATCCCATTCCCCActtgtttatttattttgaaaCCAACGTTTCCCATCATTTATAGTAGTTTCCTTTTcttattccattatttttaAACTTTCATTTCTTCATTTTCCATGTCCTACTATTATATAGCTTGAAAATTTCAGTGTCCAATTCTTAGTGAAAACTTCAGCATTTGCAATCTATTCTGATTTGAAGCATAAGCAAAGACTCTGCTTGCCAAATCAATTCAAGGGCAGCCAGAAGATACATTACAAAGCAAGATAAGAGAAATACGAAAgaacaaaatgaaaaagaaatatatTCCATTCATAATACCATTCACAAGGGTTGCCTCTGTACAATTTTGCAGTTGCCAAACTCAGACGATTTGCTATTGCTAGGGTGCTAAAAACCGACCAATACAATTCGCTACCGCAGCCTTTGGCTCTAATTTCGTATATAAGAACCGTGTAAATTGGCCCAAAGATGATGTATCTCAGGTCCAAACGTATGCACAGGCACTAGCTCTCTATATGAACGACACCTCCATTTCTGATTGGCCTCACCGGCCTTTCTATGTCAACATTACTGGTAGGCGTTGTTGGCATTGAACTTCCTGAGAGACACAAGGATCGCTTTTGCTTTGGTGGCTCCCTGTCATCGACAAATGAGAAGAATCTTTTGAGGCTGCGCTTCGATTTCGATGACCCTCCCTCTGCAGAGATAGATTCCGGCGGTTCATGTCTCAGATACCGGCGTAGCATGATGCCGAAGTAAATGAGCAGTGCGAGGACACATGCTGCACCACAAATGAGGAATAGGCCCATGAAACTCTCAAGGCGGAGCTGGTTTGAGTCCACAAACTCGGTGTTGTCAGCTGAGCAATCGCTTGTCCTGAGCCACTTGTCGTGGATCCGCTGCAGTTCCCCGTTCTCCGACAGTGTTAGGATTGCGGTGGACAGGTCTACTTGCAGAGGGGAATCCCTTGGAAATGCCTGAAAGAGTGAGGCTTTAAGATGCTATGCTTGAATGAATGAAACAAAGTGATCTACACTTTAGATATTAGACTTCTGCTGCAAACAAGTGCAAGAAAGGCTCCATAATCTTAGTGTGTGGGGGCTAACAGCTGTGTGAACAGTAGATGGAACTCTTGTAGTTAATACTGTAAGGTTATTGTAGATAATCTTGTAAGGAATTATCAAATTTATTTCTCTTTATATTCCTAGAATAGAATATGTTTCAAGTGAACATAAAGTTCAATGTACTTACAAAGCCCCATCCTCTACTGGTGAAATCTGAGCCAGCTACAGCAATCTTGCAGTAAGTTGACAAAAACAGCTCAACATAGGGGCGCTCATCAACAATGGCCATAACACCTCCTCTCTTAGGGCCTTGCTTGAGGTTTTCAGCATATTCATCAGGAGAACCTAGAGCTTTTAGCCTTGACCGTGAGATGTTGAGTTCCTTGACCATGTATTCTTCTGCAAAAGAACCAACTTGGAAACCAATAGGATAATCACTATTTTTCAGGTCATCAAGTCCTCTTATAGAAGTATCAAGTTGTTGCACAGTTAGGATGGAAGTAAGACTTGCAGTATAGCTGGATTGAATGATCAAAACAACAAATAGCCATATGATCAAAACACCACGTCCTAAGGTGCTCATAGTGTTTTCTCCTGGTAAAAGAATTAAAGATGGAGGTGACACATAAGAACAGAAGGTCGGTTGCACTGAAAGATAGAACAGGAAAGGCTAGTTTACTCACTATGTGCGAAAAATAGAGTTGAAAAGCTGAACCTGCAGAGAATAAAACAGATCATAAGCACTCATTTCATAGGAAAGAATGAAGCCATCAAAAAGCATTTAGCAATACGTGTCAAGTACTTTGACAGACAAAACTAACAAATAGAGGATAATACATCATAATATCACGTGAAAATAGATTATGCAAATGCAGACATCTTTTCTTGTCAATTGCAGGATTTAAGTTCCTTTTTAATTGCTAGATATTCCATTTGAACAACTCGTCAATGTTGAAAACACAATAAAAAGGCTGCTATAATGTGTACTATGTTGCACAGGAATGTTGGAAAACTTAACCTTTGTAAGTGAAATGAACAGATGTACGCAAGTGAAAAAGGGTGCAATTCAGCTCCTTACCAAACAATAGTTATTAGTTGTTGTCGTGGTGAGCCACGGAATTCATCATTGATTCGATGCTCAAGAACCCAAATAACCACACCCACAACAAGAAAAGACAACCCTGTAACACACCACATCCCCAATGTAAATGGCTGCAAGAAAGCCCAGGAATTTGTTATATGCTTTTTGACCGGAGCCAAGATAACTAGGCCTGACTCAATAAAGGGCTGAGTGAAATCAAGGGTTTGAGTTCTGCTCATTGTAATTGCAATGTCCCCTATTGCTGCATCAAACTCCTGCAGGATAAGGTAACTCTGCTCATTCATTATCACGTGAAGAAATGTGCAGGAGGAAAAACCACGACAAAAAAATTGCTTGTCCATACTTACATTGTCCACAACCTTCTGTATAAGTTGATTATAATGAGGATTTTCATTACCACTGCCAAAAGGTTCAAACCTGTATGTAACTGGATAAGGAAGTAAAGACAATGCTTGAGTAAAGACATCGATGCAATAGCCCGTCATTTTCCCAGTAGCGTTATCTAGGGTGACAAATGCTTTGAAGCTATGTCTGTTGGGGACGCCGATTATCAACTCCTTGGCATTAGAAGGAAAGACCCAACCTCGAGGTTTGTGCGCAGTCTCCCCAGGCCAAATTACATCATAGAGATGTTGATTGGCAAGAGAAGTATTAGGAGGCTTCGAATATAGGTCTTCTGGAAGGACGGTCGATAGCAATCTTGTATAATTTGACCAAAAACCAATGGTACGCACGCCATTTCCAATTATGCTTATGATGTCATAGGCAGGATGAATGAGTTCCCCCTGAGCATTAAATTGCACTTGACCAGACGCCCCAGTGAAGTTCACCTGTCTAATCTTACCCAGTAATCTTTTTCCCATGTCAAAAACACTCATGGCTTCAAGGTGAAGACTTCCCCCAGTTTCATCATGCAACCTTGAGTCATTTGTAAAGGAAATCCTTCCACCATCATCAAAGAAGGCATCCAAGGCCCGAGCTACTGCCCACACACTATCATAAACATAAAAACCATAAGCACTTAGGCGAAGATTACTGTGGTTGTATTTCTTGCTTAAGCTCCTCCACTTGGACATCAAATTACTCTTCATCTTTGACTCAGGGATGTGTGGACGTACAGTCAAAACACCTTGCATGGCATTTATAGTTTCAGCAGGGACTGATGAATTAGCATCAAGATAAGAAGAAAGCCAATCAGTTGCAATCCATACATAGCCATTGCCCATCATGTTTAGTCCATTTGCAAGTGATAGAAGTTTGAGACCGGGATCCGCACCAGTATGGAGGATAATAACACGAGACTCCATATTACTAACGGTAACCAACAAATGTAGAAGCTCACTTCTCCTAGCATTGGAGGGAAACCCAACCTTGTAGGAAATTTTGCAGCGCCTAGCAGTAAGTTCATCATCCAAAGCAGCAATGCCATTTCGACCATAATCATCATCAATGTATATGGCAGTAACTATCTTCCATTGGTAGTAATCAACAACTGCCGCCACAGCTGCCATTTCGTAGAGATCACTGGGCATAGTCCGTACAAAGAATGGGAACTGGATTGATGATAGAGTTGCATCAGATGCAAAGGACATCAAAGGGACTTGGAGTTCATTTGCGACATACGAAATGATATGAGCAATAGTAGAGCATTGTGGCCCAATGATTGCAATAACATCAGTCTCCATGAACTGCAAAGCTGAAAAAGGGAATACTGTATCATATCCATGAACATAAGTCTAGAATAGAAGCACGCACAATTAAACAGTGCAAAACAAATGGTAGTGGTATTAAAGATGTTCTACCTTCAACCATGCCAAGGAAACCATCATCGCAATTCGTATCCCTCATGTCAACCCGTAACATTGTTCCATTTAGAACTGTCGGATCAGAGTTGATATCCTCCAAGGCCGCACGGATGGCAACCGCTGAAACACCTCCAGTGGTGGAGTTAAACCGAAGAATAGAACCGATACTCACAACTGAAGGCCTTGCAGCTAAGCTATTGTGGATCCCATTAGGGAAGAGGAACAGGGAGAGAAGCAACAACATGAGAAACACTATCTTCATTTTGGCTCAAATTGTTCAAAGGTTGCTATCAATGAGTTTGAAAAGTGGGAATCCtgtcaagaaaagaaaatacagAGACACTGTTATTAGGATGGACATATAGAAATGTGCAAAAGAATCAACATATTGATATTATAAATCAAGAGAAAAAAATCTACGAAAGGAGATCAACAAATGTAGACATGACGGAATCAAATATAGGAATTTATAACAATATGAACAGATAGATTGTAGAATCCAAAGAAAAGCAACTTAGACAGAACAAATAGTGATTATTATTTTGATATCAATAAAAGCTTCCCTTATCGAAAAAAATACTCCCTAAATATATCATGAATGACATATACTCATTTTGGTATAGAACAAAATGTTTTGGGAGGCCGCAATTCATGATATATATTTATACTATTTCtaggaagaagagaaacatTCAACTAAAAAAAGCTTAAAGTGGGCCTTAGACTCTTCCGGCAAGAATCATCCGGAGCCAACTTTGCTCATATGGCCCTATCCCATAAACCAGATGCGTTTGTGGTCCATTAGTTAATAGTGATAGATAAACGTGTGGCTACCTCACTCACTCCATCTGCTGCAATTTGCACACCCTTTTGCTACGAATGAAAAGAACAAAAGCTGGATGTTCATACCTTGGTACTGTGCAAGGCATAAGAACCAACCAATCAAGATGTCCCTTCTATTCCTTGTGTCGAACAAGCAGACAACAAGAAACAAACACACATCCCACACTAGAAATTTTTTGTCCAAGTCAAAGTGTCAAACAATCAATTTCGGTATTGCTAGGCACGCTTGCCACGAGGTACATTCCATACTAGTATGTTCCAACACAAACTGTCGAGGGTGCTTCCTGCAAAAGTGCAGCAAAGCCTCAATTATCAAGCAACCGAACGAACTAGACACGAGCATCTTCGGACGGCCACTCATGCGATTTGTGCGTGCTTATCAAGTGATGACCAACAGGATGAACCTAAGTGAAGCCTTGTAACGAACTCCTTGCTCCAGCTCCCATCAAACCACAGAAAAAAAGGCCAGGTGCTAATGCTGCCAGGAGTTACTAGTATTGCTGAGGGAGCAACAAAGATCAACAGAGGAACTGCAGGAAAGTAGCCAAAGGACACAACTTTGCTCCGAATCACCTCTGAGAACCCGAGAAATGAGCGGAAATGGCAGCCATTGGTGGTTGGGGACATGGGGATTTGCTCGGCTCCAGCCTCGAGGAATGAAATGTTGAAGAGGATGACGCGGAAACAGCACGAGGAGGTGGAATTGCAAGGGCACTTACGGGTTGGCTGCGGTGCTCCCCCGGAAGAAGAAATCTTGGTCGTCGTCTCCGCGTCGGGACCCTGCTCTGCTTGACTTCTCGTCTCCTCCTCAGGACCCCAGGACCGGGCGGCGCTGGCCTTCCCTGGAGCTCATTTTCTCGGGGTCATTTATTTTGGAGCCTGGCTGTTTATAGGAAGGAGAGGGGGacaggggagggagagggagatggagatggagattggGAGATGGCAGGTGGGCCCCACGGGAGCAAATGACCCCCTGTGTGCAGCTGTAGGTGAAACCAGGGGTGGACACGGCGTGCCACGTCATCCGTGAGCCCGTAATGATTGCAATGTGGGCCATCTGTTGAGCTGTCACTGGCATAGTTAACTACTTAACCAAGGGTTTACTTTGCATCCATTATCGGATTAGGTGTGGTTTGACTTGTAGGAGTAGTACCTTTACCGGAGGTTATTGACTTGGATCTACTACTATGTTTTCAGATGATATGCCAATTAAGTAAATCATTTATAAGTATAGTAGCATGGTATTGCTATAAGGTTTGATATAATATTTGGGAAGAAAATGAGTGATATAGCATGCTAGCCTTTGGTCATGTTTGCTGTTTGGGTCAGTTAGAGATTATAATCCAAACAAGTCCACATTTTACAATCTAGCTTTTATAATCTCACAAACTACATGCTCTCAACTGCTAGCAGCTTCTGCACTGGGGATTTAAAAAGCTCCAGTTGATTCAAACGAACTAGATTTTGATTCAGCCTTTACAATTTTGCAATCTACAAGCATATGCTTCTATAATTTCCCGACTAACTCAAACTGTCCCTTGCTAGCTGATTCAAATAGAACCTTTTACTAAACCATGCCCAGCCCATCTTGCTAAACTTACATAAAAGTGTGTTTTTCCTGCTTGCAAAGAGATACTTGGACATGTTGGTCGTTGGAGCGTTCCAATCCATTGTAggctactccatccgtcccaaattactattcattttgacttttctagattaatatgcacctagatacatagtaaaaatgatgtatctagaaaaatcaaaacgaatactAATCCACTAATTTAGGATGTATGGATTACCGATTATAGTTGGCACATTTTGCATTGTTCATGCGATTATCCTGATACACAGAGAAATATCTCTCCGTCCCATTTGATGTTTCCTTTACCCATCTATTATTCATGTAACTGTTGAGCTGTCTCGCAGTACAAGAATTTCATATCAAATTAACCAGATAAGCACATGTTTTGCCCTTTACCAAGGGGTTAAGGAGGAAAAGATGGACAAGGTTCACGATCACATCGTTTGTGAATTCCACGTCGTGCCGTGCGCCTAGCTGACCATGGCCGGCCGTGCGTGCACGTGTCACATCCCCAGTGGTGGATGGCGATGGTGTGCTCTGTTGCATCTTCACATGGTGTGCCATGCAGGACAGGCCATAGTCCTATGATAAACCCCTGCTGGTAGCCTACGAGAAAATAAACGGTGCCCGGTTGCTCCTTGTCCGTGCAACCTCGACGAGCCTTGGAGTGTGTGAATGGGCAAAGAAAGGAATAGAGATATTttctttctctatttttcttttattcttcGGTCATGTCAAGATGGTAAGGTATAttctcctgagtcctgacgcCGTGATCACTGCTCTGCTCACAATAACATACTTAGTACTACAGACTAATAAGACATCAATGGGCATCGTAGGTGTGGATAATCAGCAGGCATTAACAGGCTCATTCTTGCCGTATTTGAATTGATAGTCAAGAGAATCGAACATGTACTTAGGGTGTTTGATgttaggtgctaaattttagcagtatcacattggatgttcggatgctaattagaagaattaaatatgagctaattataaaactaattgcagaacccctgggttaattcgcgagacgaatctattaagtctaattaatccatcattagcaaatggttactatagcaccacattgtcaaatcatgaactgattaggtttaatagattcgtctcgcgaattagatttcatctgtacaattagttttataattaatctatatttaatactcttaatgaatatcaaacatccgatgtgacagaacACTCTCTAAATGTGATCTCTGTCTGAGGGACAGTATGCAGGCAAAGGGGGTGACACCTGACAAAGACAAATGCTAGGAGGTGATGAAGGTGACAGCTTGTGGGGCCAGCAGCTTTCCTTGGAGCTATCATCATTTTCGTTACTTGCACAAGCTATTAAGATCCATTATGATGATTCGTTGGTGTGTTCGTAGGGATGAGTACGCGTGTGTATATTTGAGCGTTTGCATCTGTACTGTacaatttggaaaaaaaaatcatgcaagacACCCATTTGATTAGCCAGTAATTAACTTTTTACTGCGTATATATAACCTGTGGATATCGAGGAGTACGAAAAGGACAGGTGCCAAATTCCGTAGATATTAAAGTGCACGTAGGTTGACAACGATTCGCAAGAAACCAACAACTACGTAGAGCGAATATAACGTGCAGTGTAACACGAGACCAAAAGCTAGGCTCACAAACATCACTATCACTCGATCAAGTCCACCTCAAGAATGTACGCTTGTCGTCTCTCTCGTGATTATCAACCAATAgcaattttttttagtttttactaGTTTGTAGCGTACGGCACACgcacaatatgttgctacagctTACTAGTTACTGCAGCTTGTTGCTAGCATTTTTGGATCAGCGAGTAGGGGGCAGGCAGCGATAACAGAGTAATTGTCTTGCTTCACCTTATTGGAACCGCTCATCGATCTTGCGTTActtgagaaggaaaaaaacCCATTATATTCCATTATTCTGCAAGGCATTACATGAGGAATAAAGGGCACTGAAGAAACTCCCTAGCGATCTTTGAGCTGTCCAAATCAGAGaatatgtcttttttttttttgctttcgGAACAGGAAAAGACCCAAATACGCCGTACGCTGACATGCCACATGCATGCGAGTAGCATCAgatgctgctgcctgctgaAAGTTCTGTGTGGCTTTACAAGCAACTAGCCAACATGTGAAGACTTTCTTTTTTAATCTTTGAATATAATGTGAAGCTTATACTACGTTTGGCATCTCGATCACAAGCCTGTAAACCAAAATCAAATGGAAACGCAGATAGAGCTGGCTCAGGTCATACCAGCAGCCGAAAGTCGTTTCATTCCGGTCGTGCACCGGCTGACTTTGGAGTGtgaagagagaagaaagaaatgggagaaaacaaaaggaaatcaAAGCGTGACAGACGGCAGAATATGAATATTCTTCGTAGCCGTGCCCGTGATCGTGCAACGCACCAGATGTCGCACAAATCAAAGTGACGCCTAGTTGGGAAGAAACATCTTGAAAACTGGTTATAATAATGCAGAATGGATTCGTGAAACGAATAAACCATCCCATATCAACCATCACTAAACACATCATGGTCTTCAAAACCAGTCCATAGTGACTAAAATATTCCAATTCAGCTATCTGAACCATTATGAAGGGTGGTCCATATAGTAGTCTACAGTAAAAGGTATCATAAGTTTATGATCTGCTCATAAGAGATAAAATACAAATTATCTCTCTCATTCCACCCACTtttctctctatctctctccttcctctcctctctcccttcaTGTCCTATCACTTTACATACCATCGTGAAGTTTGCAATAATCATAGattctgttcgcttcagcttatcagccggcttatcaaccaccgaacagtgtttttctctcccaacaaatcagccatttcaacttttcagctgACTTATAAGTCCAACCGAACGGACCCATAGTGTACGCCACTATAAACTACTTCCAAATACATTGAAGTTACCCTCAGAAAGAAAGTAGCCGAAAATATGAGCACTTAGTATGAGCCCTTGGGTCTTCGACACAAGCCCCGGCGGGGAATCCTAACTAATGATGTCGAAATCTGTGATTGTTCattgatccttttttttttttttgggggggggggggggtgtaaGCACCCGGTGGCCGGTGCAGTGCCTCGGAAATGCAAACACCACGCAAGGCATAAGGCCGCAGCTTTTTTTTGGGCCGTGACTACGAACCGGATTCCACTTTGTGCCGTTCCTTTCTTGCACATCCGCCATACTCATACTGTAGCATGTAAAGGATTCCTCCTCTCCACCTTTAAATCATCATCAAAGTAAAGTAAACAAGAAAGGCAAAGTCTGGTAAATTTTGACTCAATTTGGAACAAGGAATGAAGTCCTCGTCAACATCTCTCGAGTCCTTTCATCGTGGAGGCCAGCGAAATCTTTCTGGGTGGTTGGATAGACAGTAGGGAACCCAACGAGATACCATGGAATGCGATGGCCAAATCAGAATTCTGGTGAATCCTTAAACCAAGAGATGGATGTCAGTAAGGAAAACAGTAGGTCAGGACATCGCGCAAGTCACATAATCTTTTCCCTCATCTTCAACTCTCCGAACCAAATAATCCGCAAGGTAAAAAACAGTTGTATCATGTGAACCATTTCTAAGTTCTTAAGTGAGACAGTATCAGAGGTCGCCAAGTCCATTTAGCTGCCGACCACCTTACACGAAAACTTGTGCCTTGCTTTTTCTCCTCATCATGAACTAAATCTAGCTAGAGCGCTAGTCCACCTTTTTGTTCTCTTCGGATTTATCATCTTGCTCTTCTTCACCGGCTTCCTCCGC
Proteins encoded in this window:
- the LOC117846531 gene encoding peptidyl-prolyl cis-trans isomerase FKBP18, chloroplastic isoform X1, with translation MDMMVMMTWQLCARHFGPSNHSAMAASALPSRTFHRLRLPSSATSHPSRETCLPSAVSRRRAAVQLLSAGFLTAVSPPPPSLAARRGRIVVPPEDYLTAPADGLKYYDLIEGKGPTAEKGSAVQVHFDCIYRGITAVSSRESKLLAGNRSIAQPYEFIVGSPPGKERKRDFTDNANGLYSAQAAPKPPAAMYTITEGMKVGGKRRVIVPPELGYGKRGMSEIPPDSPFELDIELLEVITPAEK
- the LOC117846531 gene encoding peptidyl-prolyl cis-trans isomerase FKBP18, chloroplastic isoform X2 codes for the protein MDMMVMMTWQLCARHFGPSNHSAMAASALPSRTFHRLRLPSSATSHPSRETCLPSAVSRRRAAVQLLSAGFLTAVSPPPPSLAARRGRIVVPPEDYLTAPDGLKYYDLIEGKGPTAEKGSAVQVHFDCIYRGITAVSSRESKLLAGNRSIAQPYEFIVGSPPGKERKRDFTDNANGLYSAQAAPKPPAAMYTITEGMKVGGKRRVIVPPELGYGKRGMSEIPPDSPFELDIELLEVITPAEK
- the LOC117846531 gene encoding peptidyl-prolyl cis-trans isomerase FKBP18, chloroplastic isoform X3, with product MDMMVMMTWQLCARHFGPSNHSAMAASALPSRTFHRLRLPSSATSHPSRETCLPSAVSRRRAAVQLLSAGFLTAVSPPPPSLAARRGRIVVPPEDYLTAPADGLKYYDLIEGKGPTAEKGSAVQVHFDCIYRGITAVSSRESKLLAGNRSIAQPYEFIVGSPPGKERKRDFTDNANGLYSAQAAPKPPAAMYTITEGMKVGGKRRVIVPPELGYGKRGMSEIPGPKRRNVNT
- the LOC117846504 gene encoding glutamate receptor 3.1; the protein is MKIVFLMLLLLSLFLFPNGIHNSLAARPSVVSIGSILRFNSTTGGVSAVAIRAALEDINSDPTVLNGTMLRVDMRDTNCDDGFLGMVEALQFMETDVIAIIGPQCSTIAHIISYVANELQVPLMSFASDATLSSIQFPFFVRTMPSDLYEMAAVAAVVDYYQWKIVTAIYIDDDYGRNGIAALDDELTARRCKISYKVGFPSNARRSELLHLLVTVSNMESRVIILHTGADPGLKLLSLANGLNMMGNGYVWIATDWLSSYLDANSSVPAETINAMQGVLTVRPHIPESKMKSNLMSKWRSLSKKYNHSNLRLSAYGFYVYDSVWAVARALDAFFDDGGRISFTNDSRLHDETGGSLHLEAMSVFDMGKRLLGKIRQVNFTGASGQVQFNAQGELIHPAYDIISIIGNGVRTIGFWSNYTRLLSTVLPEDLYSKPPNTSLANQHLYDVIWPGETAHKPRGWVFPSNAKELIIGVPNRHSFKAFVTLDNATGKMTGYCIDVFTQALSLLPYPVTYRFEPFGSGNENPHYNQLIQKVVDNEFDAAIGDIAITMSRTQTLDFTQPFIESGLVILAPVKKHITNSWAFLQPFTLGMWCVTGLSFLVVGVVIWVLEHRINDEFRGSPRQQLITIVWFSFSTLFFAHRENTMSTLGRGVLIIWLFVVLIIQSSYTASLTSILTVQQLDTSIRGLDDLKNSDYPIGFQVGSFAEEYMVKELNISRSRLKALGSPDEYAENLKQGPKRGGVMAIVDERPYVELFLSTYCKIAVAGSDFTSRGWGFAFPRDSPLQVDLSTAILTLSENGELQRIHDKWLRTSDCSADNTEFVDSNQLRLESFMGLFLICGAACVLALLIYFGIMLRRYLRHEPPESISAEGGSSKSKRSLKRFFSFVDDREPPKQKRSLCLSGSSMPTTPTSNVDIERPVRPIRNGGVVHIES